Proteins encoded in a region of the Mesoflavibacter profundi genome:
- a CDS encoding DUF6252 family protein codes for MKKVITLLSLALLMFNCSNDQEFNVTSFQAEKSGVIWDANFYSAQVDENGVITIEGSTGLETITIVAYGQDASGCSNLFNNSQGVCYDMQYNASFANFTDQNNVLWSTNKIPDQSVQLYRPDGVVSIVDGSLEEGKLSGHFYFNAFNPTGLTSISITKGVFYNIPFTTGPTTNYFTCVDAEDQVQQAMIAYNNADLMDSALFEQLCNAYVNALYTQIEYCGDVNGTIQATIDQVNANNCQLTCDQIASNTSTAQSDYNNATLGNTIDMCTRYIQYLNEQIDTCGDPNGDLQAIIDNLDCGDDDGDGVPNSVEDLNNDGDLSNDDTDADLNPNHLDDDDDDDGILTSDELNLDANGNPADTDMDGIPDYLDLDEDNDGIPTADEDVDNDGNPLNDDTDGDGIPNYLDNDDDGDGIYSIYEGTIDTDMDGIVNYLDSDDDGDSILTQFEFVDSNADGNPIDSQDFDSDGMDDYLDNDDDNDGLLTIDENPDPNGDGNPDDAQNSDADSAPDYLDAN; via the coding sequence ATGAAAAAAGTAATTACGCTGTTATCTTTAGCGTTATTAATGTTTAATTGTAGTAATGATCAAGAATTTAATGTAACATCTTTTCAAGCTGAAAAAAGTGGTGTTATTTGGGATGCAAATTTTTACTCAGCTCAAGTAGATGAAAATGGTGTAATTACAATTGAAGGTTCTACTGGTTTAGAGACAATAACAATTGTAGCTTATGGACAAGATGCAAGTGGTTGCTCTAATCTTTTTAATAATAGTCAAGGTGTATGTTATGATATGCAGTATAATGCATCTTTTGCTAATTTTACAGACCAAAATAATGTACTTTGGAGTACAAATAAAATACCAGATCAAAGTGTACAATTGTATAGACCAGATGGAGTAGTTAGTATAGTTGATGGTAGTTTAGAAGAAGGTAAGTTGTCAGGACATTTTTATTTTAATGCTTTTAACCCAACAGGATTAACTTCTATAAGTATTACTAAAGGTGTGTTTTATAATATTCCTTTTACTACAGGTCCAACTACCAATTATTTTACTTGCGTAGATGCAGAAGACCAAGTGCAGCAAGCTATGATAGCATATAATAATGCAGACTTAATGGATAGTGCATTATTTGAACAATTATGTAATGCATATGTCAATGCGTTATACACACAAATAGAATATTGTGGTGATGTTAATGGTACAATCCAAGCGACAATAGATCAAGTAAATGCCAACAATTGTCAATTAACTTGTGATCAAATAGCTTCTAATACATCTACTGCACAATCAGATTACAACAATGCGACTTTAGGAAACACAATTGATATGTGTACAAGATACATCCAATATTTAAACGAGCAGATTGATACTTGTGGTGATCCAAATGGAGATTTACAAGCGATTATTGATAATTTAGATTGTGGTGATGATGATGGCGATGGTGTACCAAACTCGGTAGAAGATTTAAATAATGATGGCGATTTATCCAACGATGATACAGATGCAGATTTAAATCCTAATCATTTAGATGATGATGATGATGATGATGGTATATTAACAAGTGACGAATTAAATCTTGATGCAAATGGTAATCCAGCAGATACAGATATGGATGGAATACCAGATTATTTAGATTTAGATGAAGATAATGACGGCATACCAACTGCAGATGAAGATGTTGATAACGACGGTAATCCATTAAATGATGATACAGATGGTGATGGAATACCAAATTATTTAGATAATGATGATGATGGCGATGGTATTTATTCTATTTACGAAGGAACTATAGATACAGATATGGATGGTATTGTTAATTATTTAGATAGCGATGATGATGGTGATAGTATTCTAACTCAATTTGAATTTGTAGACTCAAATGCAGATGGCAATCCAATAGATTCTCAAGATTTTGATTCAGATGGTATGGATGATTATTTAGATAATGATGATGACAACGATGGTTTGTTAACCATTGACGAAAATCCAGATCCAAACGGAGATGGTAATCCAGATGATGCACAAAATTCAGATGCAGATTCTGCTCCAGATTATTTAGATGCAAACTAA
- a CDS encoding 30S ribosomal protein S16 has product MPVKIRLQRHGKKGKPFYWVVAADARAKRDGKYLEKIGTYNPNTNPATIDLDVDGAVKWLQNGAQPTDTARAILSYKGALLKNHLAGGVRKGALTEEQAEEKFNAWLEEKAGKVDAKKDNLAKAEADAKAKAFEAEKAVNEARIAAAAPVVEEAATEEADATNEEE; this is encoded by the coding sequence ATGCCTGTAAAAATTAGATTACAAAGACACGGTAAAAAAGGAAAACCTTTTTACTGGGTTGTAGCAGCAGATGCTAGAGCCAAAAGAGATGGTAAATACCTAGAAAAAATAGGAACTTACAATCCAAACACTAACCCTGCAACTATCGATTTAGATGTTGATGGTGCTGTAAAATGGTTACAAAATGGTGCACAACCAACAGACACAGCTAGAGCAATTTTATCTTATAAAGGTGCTTTACTAAAAAACCATTTAGCTGGCGGAGTTAGAAAAGGTGCTTTAACTGAAGAGCAAGCAGAAGAGAAATTTAATGCTTGGTTAGAAGAAAAAGCTGGAAAAGTTGACGCTAAGAAAGATAACTTAGCTAAAGCTGAAGCAGACGCTAAAGCAAAAGCTTTTGAAGCTGAAAAAGCAGTAAACGAAGCTCGTATCGCAGCAGCTGCACCAGTTGTTGAAGAGGCAGCTACAGAAGAAGCTGACGCTACAAACGAAGAAGAATAA
- the rimM gene encoding ribosome maturation factor RimM (Essential for efficient processing of 16S rRNA): MDINECFYVGKIVKKYSFKGEILAKLDTDEPEQFENLDSILVNLRGNLVPFFIESSQLHKSELLRIKFEDVDTEDDADSLIKSELYLPLSFLPELEDDKFYYHEIIGFKVEDKNYGNVGIISGVNDSTAQALFEIDRNGTEILIPMNDEFIIKVDKPNKTIIVETPEGLIDLYINE, translated from the coding sequence ATGGATATAAATGAATGCTTTTACGTTGGTAAAATTGTAAAAAAGTACAGTTTTAAAGGCGAAATACTTGCAAAATTAGACACAGACGAGCCTGAACAATTTGAAAATTTAGACTCGATTCTTGTAAATTTAAGAGGCAACTTAGTCCCTTTTTTTATAGAAAGCTCTCAACTTCACAAATCTGAATTATTACGTATCAAATTTGAAGATGTAGATACAGAAGATGATGCAGATAGCTTAATTAAAAGCGAATTATACTTACCATTAAGCTTTTTACCAGAATTAGAAGATGATAAATTTTATTACCATGAAATTATTGGTTTTAAAGTAGAAGATAAAAACTACGGAAACGTTGGGATAATTTCTGGTGTAAATGATAGCACAGCTCAAGCACTATTTGAAATTGATAGAAATGGGACAGAAATTTTAATCCCAATGAATGATGAGTTTATCATAAAAGTTGACAAACCTAACAAAACCATTATTGTAGAAACACCAGAAGGACTTATAGATTTATATATCAATGAATAA
- a CDS encoding tRNA1(Val) (adenine(37)-N6)-methyltransferase — MNNPFQFKQFTVKQDQCAMKIGTDSVLLGAWTPLKDNPFSILDIGAGTGILSLMLAQRSNAQVIDGLEIDENAYEQCVENFENSPWPDRLFCYHADLQEFAEEIEDKYDLIISNPPFYADHFKTDNKQRDMARFQDAMPFEHLVVCAAHLLEDNGRFSVIIPFSEEDRFINLAQKVGLFPNQILNVKGNPNADIKRSLIGFSFHESEIQKEELIIETQRHQYTEDYINLTKDFYLKM, encoded by the coding sequence ATGAATAACCCTTTCCAATTCAAGCAGTTTACAGTTAAACAAGACCAATGCGCCATGAAAATTGGCACAGATAGCGTCTTACTTGGTGCTTGGACACCATTAAAAGACAATCCATTTTCTATTTTAGACATTGGTGCTGGGACAGGAATTTTATCATTAATGTTAGCACAACGTAGTAATGCACAAGTTATTGACGGTTTAGAAATAGACGAAAATGCTTACGAACAGTGCGTAGAAAACTTCGAAAACTCTCCTTGGCCAGACCGATTATTTTGTTATCACGCAGATTTACAAGAATTTGCTGAAGAAATTGAAGATAAATATGATCTAATAATTAGTAATCCACCGTTTTACGCAGACCATTTTAAAACCGATAACAAGCAACGTGATATGGCGCGTTTTCAAGACGCGATGCCTTTTGAACACCTTGTGGTTTGTGCAGCTCATCTTTTGGAAGACAACGGAAGATTTTCAGTAATTATACCTTTTAGTGAAGAAGACCGATTTATCAATCTTGCTCAAAAAGTAGGTTTATTTCCTAACCAAATCCTTAACGTAAAAGGCAACCCAAACGCTGATATAAAAAGAAGTTTGATTGGCTTTAGTTTCCACGAAAGTGAAATACAAAAAGAAGAATTAATTATAGAAACCCAAAGACACCAATACACAGAAGACTACATAAATCTTACTAAAGATTTCTACTTAAAAATGTAG
- a CDS encoding acyl-CoA dehydrogenase family protein, whose amino-acid sequence MKPDLFEAPDYLNLDDLLSDEHKLVRDAAREWVKRDVSPIIEEYAQKAEFPEQIIGGLAEIGAFGPYIPMEYGGAGLDQISYGLIMQEIERGDSGVRSTASVQSSLVMYPIFKYGNEEQRKKYLPKLASGEWMGCFGLTEPDHGSNPGGMVTNFKNMGDHYLLNGAKMWISNAPFAQVAVVWAKNEEGRIHGLIVERGMEGFSTPETHNKWSLRASATGELIFDNVKVPKENLLPNKSGLGAPLGCLDSARYGIAWGAIGAAMDCYDTALRYSKERMQFGKPIGQFQLQQKKLAEMITEITKAQLLAWRVGVLRNEGKATSAQISMAKRNNVDMAIKIAREARQMLGGMGITGEYSIMRHMMNLESVITYEGTHDIHLLITGLDVTGLNAFK is encoded by the coding sequence ATGAAACCAGATTTATTTGAAGCTCCAGATTACTTAAATCTTGACGATTTATTAAGCGACGAACATAAATTAGTACGCGATGCTGCTAGAGAATGGGTTAAACGTGATGTTTCTCCTATTATTGAAGAGTATGCACAAAAAGCAGAATTCCCAGAACAAATCATTGGCGGATTAGCCGAAATTGGCGCATTTGGTCCATATATTCCTATGGAATATGGCGGCGCAGGATTAGACCAAATCTCTTATGGTTTAATCATGCAAGAGATTGAACGTGGCGATTCTGGTGTACGTAGTACTGCTTCTGTACAATCGTCTTTAGTAATGTATCCTATTTTTAAATATGGTAACGAAGAGCAACGCAAAAAATACTTACCAAAATTAGCATCTGGAGAATGGATGGGTTGTTTTGGTTTAACCGAGCCTGATCATGGATCTAATCCTGGCGGAATGGTTACTAATTTTAAAAATATGGGTGACCATTATCTTTTAAATGGTGCTAAAATGTGGATTAGTAACGCACCTTTTGCACAAGTTGCTGTTGTTTGGGCTAAAAATGAAGAAGGTCGTATACACGGTTTAATTGTAGAACGTGGAATGGAAGGATTTTCTACTCCAGAAACACACAACAAATGGTCGTTACGTGCTAGTGCAACTGGCGAGCTTATTTTTGATAATGTAAAAGTGCCTAAAGAAAATTTATTACCTAACAAATCTGGTCTTGGTGCTCCATTAGGTTGTTTAGATTCTGCAAGATACGGTATCGCTTGGGGCGCAATTGGTGCTGCAATGGATTGTTATGATACTGCATTAAGATACAGTAAAGAGCGTATGCAGTTTGGTAAGCCAATTGGTCAATTTCAATTACAACAAAAGAAATTAGCCGAAATGATTACTGAAATCACCAAAGCACAATTATTAGCTTGGCGTGTTGGTGTGTTACGTAATGAAGGTAAGGCAACTTCTGCTCAAATCTCTATGGCTAAACGTAACAATGTAGATATGGCTATAAAAATTGCACGTGAAGCTAGACAAATGTTAGGCGGAATGGGTATTACTGGAGAATACAGCATTATGCGTCATATGATGAATTTAGAAAGCGTAATTACTTACGAAGGTACGCACGACATTCATTTATTAATCACAGGTTTAGACGTCACTGGATTAAACGCTTTTAAATAA
- a CDS encoding DUF3050 domain-containing protein yields the protein MSIKNVKEKIAPLQNQLLNHSLYQNITTNIDLEIFLKHHVFAVWDFMSLLKALQNKLTCTTLPWIPTKHPETRYLINEIVLAEETDVDINGNHKSHYEMYLDAMKTYGVSTNQIELFLESSLSLGNIFVAIRNSKLPQSLQDFLEFTFNVAIEGQPHQIAAAFTFGREDLIPNMFTEILKNFQQNFPEKDLSKLVYYFERHIELDADEHGPMALQMIEELCENDQRKWKEVEETSILALEKRIALWNGIESEILESKEVVSL from the coding sequence ATGTCTATAAAGAACGTAAAAGAAAAAATTGCTCCGCTTCAAAATCAATTATTAAATCATAGTTTATACCAAAACATAACAACAAATATAGATTTAGAGATATTCTTAAAGCATCATGTATTTGCTGTTTGGGATTTTATGTCACTTCTTAAAGCCTTGCAAAACAAATTAACTTGCACGACTTTACCATGGATACCAACAAAACATCCAGAAACAAGGTATTTAATAAACGAAATTGTTTTAGCCGAAGAAACAGATGTAGATATAAACGGTAATCACAAAAGCCATTACGAGATGTATCTAGACGCTATGAAAACTTATGGCGTATCAACCAATCAAATAGAACTATTCTTAGAATCTTCTTTAAGCTTAGGAAACATATTTGTTGCTATAAGAAACAGCAAATTACCTCAATCACTACAAGACTTTTTAGAATTTACGTTTAACGTTGCTATCGAAGGTCAACCACATCAAATTGCTGCTGCATTTACCTTTGGTCGCGAAGATTTAATCCCGAATATGTTTACAGAAATTTTAAAGAATTTTCAGCAAAATTTCCCTGAAAAAGACCTTTCTAAATTAGTGTATTACTTTGAAAGACATATCGAATTAGACGCAGACGAACATGGTCCTATGGCGTTGCAAATGATTGAAGAGCTTTGCGAAAATGACCAAAGAAAATGGAAAGAAGTAGAAGAAACATCTATACTAGCTCTAGAAAAGCGTATCGCACTTTGGAATGGTATAGAAAGTGAAATTTTAGAAAGTAAAGAAGTAGTATCTTTATAG
- a CDS encoding SGNH/GDSL hydrolase family protein yields the protein MKFLFYLFSIAVILLLSCTSTNKVLKNEAKSQNNNYNILSLGDSYTIGESVCETCRFPEQLKDSLSNNTKDTSFNLKIVATTGWTTTNLLNGISNENLPNNYDLVTLLIGVNNQYQGKDFSIYEKEFPELVDIAITKAKGDKKRVIVVSIPDYTYTPFGKENTTISSEIDTYNAFAENYCNANNITFVNITDITRNGLEDTDLVASDGLHPSKKAYSLFVERLLPYALEKL from the coding sequence ATGAAATTTCTATTTTATCTTTTTAGTATTGCAGTAATTCTATTGCTTAGTTGTACATCAACTAATAAAGTTTTAAAGAACGAAGCCAAATCGCAAAATAACAATTATAATATACTATCTCTTGGTGACAGCTACACCATTGGAGAAAGTGTTTGCGAAACGTGCAGATTTCCAGAGCAACTCAAAGACAGTTTGAGTAACAATACAAAAGACACTTCTTTCAATTTAAAGATTGTAGCAACAACAGGCTGGACTACGACCAATTTATTAAACGGAATTAGCAATGAAAATCTACCAAACAACTACGATTTAGTCACCTTATTAATTGGTGTAAACAATCAATATCAAGGAAAAGATTTTTCAATTTATGAAAAAGAATTTCCAGAACTTGTAGACATAGCTATAACTAAAGCGAAAGGCGATAAAAAAAGAGTTATTGTCGTTTCAATTCCTGATTATACTTACACTCCTTTTGGAAAAGAAAACACAACTATTTCTTCAGAAATTGATACTTATAACGCTTTCGCGGAAAATTATTGCAACGCTAATAACATTACTTTTGTAAACATTACAGATATTACTAGAAATGGATTAGAAGATACAGATTTGGTCGCTTCTGATGGTTTACATCCTTCCAAAAAAGCCTATAGTTTATTTGTTGAACGTTTATTACCTTACGCTTTAGAAAAACTTTAG
- a CDS encoding metallophosphoesterase, with the protein MFSAKKRLDKAYQNAHVVPFDDNSKFILFSDCHRGDNSFADDFANNRNIYYHALKHYYVEGFNYAELGDGDELWENISFSSILNAHKNVYELMQLFHKKNRLHMIWGNHDMVYRNPDTVKKNLSTYFDPKVGEEVELFGDIKYHEAIVLKHKDTNQEIFLTHGHQADWWNYNFWKWSRFLVRILWKPLNVMGIADPTSPAKNYKELIKVERRTKKWITDNNNLMTIVGHTHRPRFPEPGDIAFFNDGSCVHPRSITGIEIENGSISLIKWQIATKEDGTLQIVRVLLEGPRRLIDYR; encoded by the coding sequence ATGTTTTCAGCAAAGAAAAGATTAGACAAAGCTTATCAAAATGCTCACGTTGTTCCTTTTGATGACAACTCCAAATTTATACTATTTAGCGATTGTCATCGAGGCGATAATAGTTTTGCAGACGATTTTGCCAATAACCGAAACATCTATTACCACGCATTAAAACACTACTACGTAGAAGGTTTTAATTATGCCGAACTAGGCGATGGTGATGAGCTTTGGGAAAACATATCTTTCTCTTCAATTTTAAACGCACATAAAAACGTTTATGAATTAATGCAACTATTTCACAAAAAGAATCGTTTGCATATGATTTGGGGAAATCATGATATGGTGTATCGTAATCCTGATACGGTTAAGAAAAATCTATCCACTTATTTTGACCCAAAAGTTGGCGAAGAAGTAGAACTTTTTGGCGATATTAAATATCATGAAGCTATAGTTTTAAAACACAAAGACACTAATCAAGAGATCTTTTTAACACATGGTCATCAAGCAGATTGGTGGAATTACAATTTCTGGAAATGGAGTCGGTTTTTAGTTAGAATTTTATGGAAACCATTAAATGTTATGGGAATAGCAGATCCAACAAGTCCTGCAAAAAACTACAAAGAACTAATTAAAGTAGAACGTCGTACCAAAAAATGGATTACAGACAACAATAATCTAATGACCATTGTTGGTCATACACATAGACCGCGTTTTCCAGAACCTGGTGACATTGCTTTTTTTAACGATGGTAGTTGCGTACATCCTAGAAGCATCACTGGTATTGAAATAGAAAACGGTTCAATCTCTTTAATAAAATGGCAAATTGCTACCAAAGAAGATGGCACACTTCAAATTGTTAGAGTATTGCTAGAAGGACCAAGAAGATTGATAGATTATAGATAA
- a CDS encoding 2Fe-2S iron-sulfur cluster-binding family protein: MEQDINIKITDRDGVTHEVVAPTDMAMNLMEVVRSYELAPEGTIGVCGGMAMCASCQCYVLSDTELPEMQDDEEAMLSEAFYVKDNSRLGCQIQITPELEGLEVELAPES; encoded by the coding sequence ATGGAACAGGACATAAATATTAAAATTACTGATCGTGATGGTGTTACACACGAAGTGGTTGCGCCAACAGACATGGCTATGAATTTAATGGAAGTTGTACGTAGTTACGAGCTTGCTCCAGAAGGAACTATTGGTGTTTGTGGTGGTATGGCAATGTGTGCTAGTTGTCAATGTTATGTTTTAAGTGATACCGAATTACCAGAAATGCAAGATGATGAAGAGGCAATGCTAAGTGAAGCTTTTTACGTAAAAGATAACTCAAGATTAGGTTGTCAAATACAAATCACGCCAGAATTAGAAGGCTTAGAAGTAGAATTGGCTCCTGAAAGTTAA
- a CDS encoding NAD(P)/FAD-dependent oxidoreductase translates to MIKTDILIIGAGPTGLFAVFEAGLLKLKCHLIDALPQPGGQCSEIYPKKPIYDIPAYPEILAGDLTHKLMEQCKQFEPGFTLGERADTIEKQDDGSFIVTTNKGTKHHAPVVAIAGGLGSFEPRKPLIDNLADYEDKGVEYMIKEPEIYRGKKVVIAGGGDSALDWSIFLSDVAEEVTLIHRRNEFRGHLDSVEKVQELKSAGKINLITPAEVIGIEGNGKVEAVTIKQDAKTYNKECDHFVPLFGLSPKLGPIANWGLEIEKNAIKVNNALDYQTNIPGIYAIGDVNTYPGKLKLILCGFHEATLMCQSAYQIINPGKRYVLKYTTVAGVDGFDGSRKEAPKAVVKKIE, encoded by the coding sequence ATGATTAAAACAGATATACTAATCATAGGCGCAGGACCAACAGGACTTTTTGCAGTCTTTGAAGCAGGATTACTAAAACTAAAATGTCATTTAATAGACGCATTACCACAACCAGGTGGACAATGTTCAGAGATTTATCCCAAAAAACCAATCTATGATATACCAGCGTATCCAGAAATTTTAGCAGGAGATTTAACGCATAAATTAATGGAACAATGTAAGCAGTTTGAACCAGGATTTACGTTAGGTGAGCGAGCAGATACCATAGAAAAACAAGACGACGGTTCATTTATTGTTACCACAAATAAAGGCACAAAACACCATGCGCCAGTAGTTGCTATTGCTGGTGGATTAGGTAGTTTTGAGCCACGTAAACCTTTAATTGATAATCTAGCAGATTACGAAGATAAAGGTGTAGAGTACATGATTAAAGAACCAGAAATCTATCGTGGTAAAAAAGTAGTTATTGCTGGAGGCGGCGACTCTGCTTTAGATTGGAGTATCTTTTTAAGTGATGTTGCCGAAGAAGTTACGTTAATACATAGACGTAATGAGTTTAGAGGTCATTTAGATTCAGTAGAAAAAGTACAAGAATTAAAATCTGCAGGAAAAATTAATCTAATTACTCCAGCAGAAGTGATTGGCATAGAAGGTAACGGTAAAGTAGAAGCGGTAACCATCAAACAAGACGCAAAAACTTACAATAAAGAATGTGATCATTTTGTGCCTTTATTTGGTTTGTCTCCTAAACTTGGACCAATTGCAAATTGGGGATTAGAAATAGAAAAAAATGCCATTAAAGTAAACAATGCGTTAGATTATCAAACTAACATTCCTGGGATATATGCTATTGGTGATGTAAACACATATCCAGGTAAATTAAAGTTAATACTTTGTGGTTTCCATGAAGCTACTTTAATGTGTCAATCTGCTTATCAAATTATTAATCCAGGTAAACGTTATGTATTAAAATATACTACTGTTGCTGGTGTAGATGGTTTTGATGGTTCACGTAAAGAAGCACCTAAAGCAGTAGTAAAAAAGATTGAATAA
- a CDS encoding NifU family protein: MTTQELRLNVEKALEEIRPFLQNDGGDIELISIENNEVTVQLQGACISCSVNQMTLKSGVEMTIKKYAPQIEKVTNISA; encoded by the coding sequence ATGACAACACAAGAGTTAAGACTAAACGTAGAAAAAGCATTAGAAGAAATCCGTCCTTTTTTACAAAATGATGGTGGCGATATAGAATTAATTTCCATAGAAAACAACGAAGTTACAGTGCAACTACAAGGCGCATGTATCTCATGTAGTGTCAACCAAATGACATTAAAGTCTGGTGTAGAAATGACAATAAAAAAATACGCGCCTCAAATAGAAAAAGTTACAAATATTAGTGCTTAA
- a CDS encoding Mrp/NBP35 family ATP-binding protein, whose amino-acid sequence MKLEKKDILKALETITVPGEGQNMVESGAVKNIVTFGDEVIVDITIKNPSLQARKKTEVEILQAIHKHVYEKAKIKVNVKVDAPEKPQANTIKGKPIPGIQNIVAVASGKGGVGKSTVTANLAIMLAKMGFKVGVLDADIYGPSMPIMFDVEMEKPLSVTVDGKSKMKPVENYGVKILSIGFFTKPDQAVIWRGPMAAKALNQMIFDAAWGELDFLLLDLPPGTGDIHLSIMQSLPITGAVVVSTPQNVALADAKKGVAMFQQDSINVPVLGIIENMAYFTPEELPNNKYYIFGKEGAKHLAEDLQVPLLGEIPLVQSIREAGDVGRPAAMQVATPTEKAFEKLTQNVVQEVVNRNENLPETEAIKITTMAGCSAVNKK is encoded by the coding sequence ATGAAATTAGAAAAAAAAGATATACTTAAAGCATTAGAAACAATTACAGTACCAGGAGAAGGACAAAATATGGTCGAAAGTGGCGCTGTAAAAAATATTGTAACATTTGGTGATGAGGTTATAGTAGACATAACCATTAAAAATCCATCCTTACAAGCACGTAAAAAAACAGAAGTAGAAATACTACAAGCTATTCATAAACACGTTTATGAAAAAGCAAAAATTAAAGTTAATGTTAAAGTAGATGCGCCAGAAAAGCCGCAAGCAAATACAATAAAAGGAAAGCCAATTCCAGGAATACAAAACATTGTAGCAGTAGCGTCAGGAAAAGGTGGCGTAGGAAAATCTACAGTTACCGCTAACCTAGCAATAATGTTAGCAAAAATGGGCTTTAAAGTTGGAGTTTTAGATGCAGATATTTATGGACCATCAATGCCAATTATGTTTGATGTAGAAATGGAAAAACCATTATCTGTTACAGTTGACGGTAAATCTAAAATGAAACCTGTAGAAAATTACGGTGTAAAAATATTATCTATAGGCTTTTTTACAAAACCAGATCAAGCAGTAATATGGCGTGGACCTATGGCTGCAAAAGCCTTAAATCAAATGATTTTTGATGCCGCTTGGGGAGAATTAGATTTCTTACTTTTAGACTTGCCACCAGGTACAGGAGATATTCACTTAAGTATCATGCAATCCTTACCAATAACAGGAGCAGTTGTAGTAAGTACGCCACAAAACGTAGCTTTAGCAGATGCTAAAAAAGGAGTGGCAATGTTCCAACAAGACAGTATTAATGTTCCAGTTTTAGGAATTATAGAGAACATGGCTTATTTTACTCCAGAAGAACTTCCAAATAATAAATATTATATCTTTGGTAAAGAAGGCGCAAAACATTTAGCAGAAGATTTACAAGTGCCTTTACTAGGAGAAATTCCTTTAGTACAAAGCATTAGAGAAGCAGGTGATGTTGGTCGTCCAGCAGCAATGCAAGTAGCAACACCAACAGAGAAAGCTTTTGAAAAATTAACGCAAAATGTGGTGCAAGAAGTGGTAAATCGTAACGAAAATTTACCAGAAACCGAAGCAATTAAAATAACAACTATGGCAGGCTGCTCTGCAGTAAATAAAAAATAG
- a CDS encoding MGMT family protein, whose amino-acid sequence MKPETLSFYEKVYEVARLIPYGRVTSYGAIASYLGAKRSARLVGYAMNGSHNKDVPAHRVVNRKGLLTGKHHFEGTNLMQQLLESEGIKVKENQIRDFETVFWDPQKHL is encoded by the coding sequence ATGAAACCAGAAACCTTAAGTTTTTACGAAAAGGTTTATGAGGTCGCAAGATTAATACCTTATGGTAGAGTAACATCTTACGGTGCAATAGCAAGCTACTTAGGCGCAAAAAGAAGTGCAAGATTAGTAGGTTATGCCATGAATGGATCACACAACAAAGACGTGCCAGCACATCGTGTAGTTAATAGAAAAGGATTACTTACAGGAAAACATCATTTTGAAGGCACAAACCTAATGCAGCAGCTGTTAGAAAGTGAAGGTATAAAGGTAAAAGAAAACCAAATTCGAGATTTTGAAACAGTCTTTTGGGATCCACAAAAACACCTATAA